Proteins found in one Actinokineospora alba genomic segment:
- the ilvE gene encoding branched-chain-amino-acid transaminase → MVPFDQRTGHIWLDGGFVDWAEAKIHVLTHGLHYASSIFEGVRVYGGKPFLLREHVERLRVSAHILDFDLPHTDDELCAATVEVVAKAGFADGYIRMNAWRGSEVIQTAAPKTSVHLSVAAWEIPSGYYAAADALEKGISLQTGQYRRPSADSAPVKSKAAGNYMIGTVSKNLALRAGFDDAMLLDTDGMIAESTGAHIFFTKDGTLHTPTTKCTIEGITRATVLDLAARQGIECVEAELAPEFVAEADGAFICGTACEILPVSRIDDHTYDLAGNKVIATLITEYASLTRSAN, encoded by the coding sequence ATGGTGCCATTCGACCAGCGCACCGGGCACATCTGGCTCGACGGCGGGTTCGTCGACTGGGCGGAAGCGAAGATCCATGTCCTCACCCACGGGCTGCACTACGCGAGCAGCATCTTCGAGGGCGTCCGGGTCTACGGCGGCAAGCCGTTCCTGCTGCGCGAGCACGTGGAACGGCTGCGCGTCTCGGCGCACATCCTGGACTTCGACCTGCCGCACACCGACGACGAACTGTGCGCGGCGACGGTGGAGGTGGTGGCCAAGGCGGGCTTCGCCGACGGCTACATCCGGATGAACGCCTGGCGCGGCTCGGAGGTCATCCAGACCGCGGCGCCGAAGACGTCGGTCCACCTGTCGGTCGCCGCCTGGGAGATCCCGAGCGGCTACTACGCGGCGGCGGACGCGCTGGAGAAGGGGATCTCCCTGCAGACCGGGCAGTACCGGCGTCCGTCGGCGGACTCGGCGCCGGTCAAGAGCAAGGCCGCGGGCAACTACATGATCGGCACCGTGAGCAAGAACCTGGCGCTGCGCGCCGGGTTCGACGACGCGATGCTGCTCGACACCGACGGCATGATCGCGGAATCCACCGGCGCGCACATCTTCTTCACCAAGGACGGCACGCTGCACACGCCGACCACGAAGTGCACGATCGAGGGGATCACGCGGGCCACCGTCCTCGACCTCGCCGCCCGGCAGGGCATCGAGTGCGTGGAGGCGGAACTCGCGCCGGAGTTCGTCGCCGAGGCCGACGGCGCGTTCATCTGCGGCACGGCCTGCGAGATCCTGCCGGTGTCGCGGATCGACGACCACACCTACGACCTCGCGGGCAACAAGGTCATCGCCACGCTGATCACCGAGTACGCGTCGCTGACCCGTAGCGCGAACTGA
- a CDS encoding histidine triad (HIT) protein, whose protein sequence is MAEGCLICAKHRGEGPLVGHRVWADEHVIVSHRPVGDDGTTVLGYLFVESRRHAPSLDALTEVEAGAVARAAWRAARGLRAELDPEFVFSAIVGRAVAHFHQHLFARYRGTPEPYPWMESAQWPGAKRGGVGEVAELCVRLALHLD, encoded by the coding sequence GTGGCTGAGGGGTGTCTGATCTGTGCCAAGCACCGCGGGGAAGGCCCGCTGGTCGGTCACCGGGTCTGGGCTGACGAACACGTGATCGTGTCGCACCGACCGGTAGGCGACGACGGCACAACCGTGCTGGGGTACCTGTTCGTGGAAAGCCGCCGCCACGCCCCGTCGCTGGACGCGCTGACCGAAGTCGAGGCCGGGGCCGTCGCCAGAGCGGCCTGGCGGGCGGCCCGGGGCCTCCGCGCTGAGCTTGACCCCGAGTTCGTCTTCTCCGCGATCGTCGGCCGCGCTGTCGCGCACTTCCACCAGCACCTGTTCGCCCGCTACCGGGGCACGCCGGAGCCGTACCCGTGGATGGAAAGCGCGCAGTGGCCGGGCGCGAAGCGCGGGGGTGTCGGTGAGGTGGCCGAACTGTGCGTCCGGTTGGCCCTTCACCTGGACTGA
- the asnB gene encoding asparagine synthase (glutamine-hydrolyzing): protein MCRIHGSFGGAPMDRSTLDAVALAQLHGGPDAQSVRIDDSWSLGNNRLAIQGIYAGEQPFRRNGMTCVFNGEIYNHRALRRELESHGYRFPGDRDGTQCDGDVLLPLYELHGDDFVSKLEGMYAIAIVDTRDEPRLTLFTDQAGMKSLYYYLSADGRRLCFASELQALSRFPDFPSRIDPLAVDRYLGGKAVWGPETVYAEVRTLVPGSVLRFTSGGRLTERQVDLAPASFDWPGGVPTREAAGEILDGLLHDELTRMLDADVPVCVITSGGLDSSYLTAMAKSMVPDLASFNVAYAGTWPSDERHFAEEVARHCGTSHHQVLLDPAGFPSLIDRFLAHLDQPNNAPHSLSTFGLFEAIHQAGFKVALTGDGADELFGGYARYVKASRDDSATWHRSYQDTMAAAGPVTLSTLYSTAFRAEVDRAGGFFADRSGDELAARVAASGQDKLETLLRYDQFERFPYYILRRVDHLSMAHSVEARIPFLQPRIMSFSRELPTALKVVGDTVKTPVADAARRWIPRSVIDRPKQPFTLPIAAMIRPGEALYDLIGDALLGPAFRCKDYFDQRALRELFRLQTENPSGHAAEVLWSVLMLEQWLAVRNLTP from the coding sequence ATGTGCCGGATCCACGGGTCCTTCGGCGGCGCGCCGATGGACCGCTCCACTTTGGACGCGGTCGCGCTGGCCCAGCTGCACGGGGGTCCCGACGCGCAGAGCGTGCGGATCGACGACAGCTGGTCACTGGGCAACAACCGCCTCGCCATCCAGGGCATCTACGCCGGTGAGCAGCCGTTCCGGCGCAACGGCATGACGTGCGTCTTCAACGGCGAGATCTACAACCACCGGGCGCTGCGCCGGGAACTGGAGTCGCACGGCTACCGGTTCCCCGGCGACCGCGACGGCACCCAGTGCGACGGCGACGTGCTGCTGCCGCTCTACGAGCTGCACGGCGACGACTTCGTCTCGAAGCTCGAAGGCATGTACGCGATCGCGATCGTGGACACCCGCGACGAGCCACGGCTGACCCTGTTCACCGACCAAGCCGGGATGAAGTCGCTCTACTACTACCTCTCAGCCGACGGCAGGCGGCTGTGCTTCGCCTCGGAACTGCAAGCGCTGTCGCGGTTCCCGGACTTCCCCTCGCGGATCGACCCGCTCGCGGTCGACCGCTACCTCGGCGGCAAAGCCGTGTGGGGACCGGAAACCGTGTACGCCGAGGTCCGCACGCTCGTGCCGGGCAGCGTGCTGCGCTTCACCTCCGGGGGCAGGCTCACCGAGCGGCAGGTCGACCTCGCCCCGGCGTCGTTCGACTGGCCGGGCGGCGTGCCGACCCGGGAGGCGGCCGGGGAGATCCTCGACGGGCTGCTGCACGACGAGCTGACCCGCATGCTCGACGCCGACGTCCCGGTGTGCGTGATCACCAGCGGCGGCCTGGATTCCAGCTACCTCACCGCCATGGCGAAGTCGATGGTGCCCGACCTCGCGTCGTTCAACGTCGCGTACGCGGGCACCTGGCCCAGCGACGAGCGGCACTTCGCCGAGGAGGTGGCCCGGCACTGCGGCACCAGCCACCACCAGGTGCTGCTCGACCCGGCCGGGTTCCCGTCGCTGATCGACCGGTTCCTGGCCCACCTCGACCAGCCGAACAACGCCCCGCACAGCCTGAGCACCTTCGGGCTGTTCGAGGCCATCCACCAGGCGGGCTTCAAGGTCGCGCTGACCGGCGACGGCGCGGACGAGCTGTTCGGCGGGTACGCCCGCTACGTCAAGGCGAGCCGCGACGACAGCGCGACCTGGCACCGGTCCTATCAGGACACCATGGCCGCGGCGGGCCCGGTCACCCTGTCCACCCTTTACAGCACGGCGTTCCGCGCCGAGGTCGACCGCGCCGGAGGCTTCTTCGCCGACCGCAGCGGGGACGAACTCGCGGCACGGGTGGCGGCGAGCGGGCAGGACAAGCTGGAGACCCTGCTGCGCTACGACCAGTTCGAGCGCTTCCCGTACTACATCCTGCGGCGCGTCGACCACCTGAGCATGGCGCACTCGGTCGAGGCCCGCATCCCCTTCCTGCAGCCCAGGATCATGAGCTTCTCGCGGGAGCTGCCGACCGCGCTGAAGGTCGTGGGCGACACCGTCAAGACACCGGTCGCCGACGCGGCCCGGCGCTGGATCCCGCGCAGCGTCATCGACCGACCCAAGCAGCCCTTCACCCTGCCCATCGCCGCGATGATCAGACCCGGTGAAGCGCTCTACGACCTCATCGGCGACGCCCTGCTCGGTCCGGCGTTCCGGTGCAAGGACTACTTCGACCAGCGCGCGCTGCGCGAGCTGTTCCGGCTTCAGACCGAGAACCCGAGCGGGCACGCCGCGGAGGTCCTGTGGTCGGTGCTGATGCTGGAGCAGTGGCTCGCCGTGCGAAACCTGACCCCGTAA
- a CDS encoding ATP-grasp domain-containing protein: MNKHVVFVTWKTGNAPAFEAAKRLGHEVTLIRSRAMERMQHVDFDTTPFGRFVDTVHTLDDATELDALRACVTEIHARRPIDGFLATVDALVVPVARIADELGIPFTSSHGAETAKAKNRCRETLAAAGIDGTRHEIVRDLGQALAFAATTGYPVVVKPASGSGSQGAHVLADADALAAFFSEVLDAELYQAGLLVEEYLSGRFVSAEIGLARGETVRLAVSERETWDRHEALEVGTTIPAAIDAEHYEIVMDFAERVIKAVDLRMGIFHVEVMLTADGPRLIELNPRIMGSCLPNLFCLAGGGDLFELLVRIYLDEPVDVGTVEFDKYATVRWFGAAEETSIPAEVPDLSWVDGYGEAVHSLSVRFPEAGPLVACRGNLDNFGEVQVAHADHGASIGIAEEIVQKIEAQLGIELTK; the protein is encoded by the coding sequence ATGAACAAGCACGTCGTGTTCGTGACCTGGAAGACCGGAAACGCGCCCGCTTTTGAGGCGGCGAAACGGCTGGGCCACGAGGTCACGCTCATCCGGTCACGGGCCATGGAGCGGATGCAACACGTCGATTTCGACACCACGCCGTTCGGCCGGTTCGTGGACACCGTGCACACCCTCGACGACGCGACCGAGCTCGACGCGCTTCGGGCCTGTGTCACCGAGATCCACGCGCGCAGGCCGATCGACGGTTTCCTCGCGACGGTCGACGCCCTGGTCGTCCCGGTCGCCCGGATCGCCGACGAGCTGGGCATCCCGTTCACCTCGAGCCACGGCGCCGAGACGGCGAAGGCGAAGAACCGGTGCCGGGAAACGCTTGCGGCGGCGGGTATCGACGGCACCCGACACGAGATCGTCCGCGACCTCGGCCAGGCGCTCGCGTTCGCCGCCACCACCGGTTACCCGGTCGTGGTGAAGCCCGCCAGCGGGTCCGGCAGCCAGGGCGCCCATGTCCTGGCCGACGCGGACGCTTTGGCTGCCTTCTTCAGCGAGGTGCTCGACGCTGAGCTGTACCAGGCGGGCCTGCTGGTCGAGGAGTACCTGTCGGGCCGGTTCGTCTCCGCCGAGATCGGACTCGCGCGCGGCGAGACCGTGCGGCTCGCGGTGAGCGAACGCGAGACGTGGGACCGGCACGAGGCACTGGAAGTCGGGACCACGATCCCGGCGGCCATCGACGCCGAGCACTACGAGATCGTGATGGACTTCGCCGAGCGGGTGATCAAGGCCGTCGACCTGCGGATGGGCATCTTCCACGTGGAGGTGATGCTGACCGCGGACGGTCCGCGGCTCATCGAGCTGAACCCGCGGATCATGGGGTCCTGCCTGCCCAACCTGTTCTGCCTGGCGGGCGGCGGCGACCTGTTCGAACTGCTGGTGCGGATCTACCTCGACGAGCCGGTCGACGTCGGCACGGTCGAGTTCGACAAGTACGCCACGGTCCGCTGGTTCGGCGCCGCCGAGGAAACATCGATTCCGGCCGAGGTGCCCGATCTGTCCTGGGTGGACGGTTACGGCGAAGCGGTGCACTCGCTCAGCGTGCGGTTCCCCGAGGCCGGGCCGCTCGTCGCGTGCCGGGGGAATCTGGACAACTTCGGCGAGGTGCAGGTCGCGCACGCCGATCACGGCGCCTCGATCGGGATCGCGGAAGAGATCGTGCAGAAGATCGAAGCGCAGCTCGGCATCGAGCTGACCAAATGA
- a CDS encoding YciI family protein, giving the protein MTQYFLSLPHDSAEEPTMEGMDPAELQEMMAAVEAFNTAVNEAGAFVTAGGLQPPSSATTVDYSGDSPVLTPGPFVEAAEYLGGFWIIEAENDDVAIEWAKQASRALRSKIEVRALQEAPAG; this is encoded by the coding sequence ATGACGCAGTACTTCCTGAGCCTCCCCCACGACTCCGCCGAGGAGCCGACGATGGAGGGCATGGACCCCGCGGAGCTGCAGGAGATGATGGCCGCCGTCGAGGCGTTCAACACCGCCGTCAACGAAGCGGGCGCGTTCGTGACCGCGGGCGGCCTGCAGCCGCCGTCGAGCGCGACCACGGTGGACTACTCCGGTGACAGCCCCGTCCTCACCCCCGGCCCGTTCGTCGAGGCCGCGGAGTACCTCGGTGGCTTCTGGATCATCGAGGCCGAAAACGACGACGTCGCGATCGAGTGGGCCAAGCAGGCCTCGCGGGCGCTGCGCAGCAAGATCGAGGTGCGCGCCCTCCAGGAGGCGCCCGCCGGCTGA
- a CDS encoding AEC family transporter, producing MDAIAALGKLVPVALAFGFGAFFAKRKIIPSEAASVFTDFAFLFAIPCYLFGKIYTSDLGHLFDIRAISAYAASAALCVVAVGVLAHMFTQGGARGIALRIMAGVQVNTAYFAVPVFIMLFGDAAPIFPILLLQVCLLSTVVISIMEFGGAGRTSVKLARAVWASLNTPVVLACNLAIAFNLLSWNVPSVLLDGLAFVGDSASPVALFALGLYLGGAGIAIRGTTREEIALIAMKCVVFPLVTLVVCAHVFGVTGDWLKYLVLIAAMPSPQNLFIFAQRYDTEVDMAAAVVVKSSVVTLLLLPLWVQWAHTA from the coding sequence ATGGACGCGATCGCCGCGCTCGGCAAGCTGGTGCCGGTGGCACTGGCCTTCGGGTTCGGCGCGTTCTTCGCCAAGCGCAAGATCATCCCGAGCGAGGCGGCGAGCGTCTTCACCGACTTCGCGTTCCTGTTCGCGATCCCGTGCTACCTGTTCGGCAAGATCTACACCAGCGACCTCGGGCACCTGTTCGACATCCGGGCCATCTCGGCGTACGCGGCGAGCGCGGCGCTGTGCGTGGTGGCCGTAGGCGTGCTGGCGCACATGTTCACGCAGGGCGGTGCCCGCGGCATCGCCCTGCGGATCATGGCCGGGGTGCAGGTGAACACCGCGTACTTCGCGGTCCCGGTGTTCATCATGCTCTTCGGCGACGCCGCGCCGATCTTCCCGATCCTGCTGCTGCAGGTGTGCCTGCTGTCCACCGTGGTCATCTCGATCATGGAGTTCGGCGGCGCGGGGCGCACGAGCGTCAAACTCGCCCGCGCGGTGTGGGCGTCGCTGAACACGCCGGTGGTGCTGGCGTGCAACCTCGCGATCGCGTTCAACCTGTTGTCGTGGAACGTTCCCAGCGTTCTGTTGGACGGGTTGGCGTTCGTCGGCGACAGCGCGTCGCCGGTCGCCCTGTTCGCCCTGGGTCTCTACCTCGGCGGCGCGGGAATCGCGATCCGGGGCACCACCCGCGAGGAGATCGCGCTCATCGCGATGAAGTGCGTGGTGTTCCCGCTCGTGACGCTCGTGGTGTGCGCCCACGTCTTCGGCGTCACCGGCGACTGGCTCAAGTACCTGGTACTGATCGCGGCGATGCCGTCGCCGCAGAACCTGTTCATCTTCGCCCAGCGCTACGACACCGAGGTCGACATGGCCGCGGCGGTGGTGGTGAAGAGTTCGGTGGTCACGCTGCTGCTGCTGCCGCTGTGGGTGCAGTGGGCGCACACGGCCTAG
- a CDS encoding ATP-binding protein: protein MSLVGRDAEQARIRRLLADACEERSGALGLRGAAGIGKSVLLDHAVSIAEAEGGMRVVRGAGVESDSELAYGGLHQLLFPHLDRLDALPTPQATALRCAFGLAEGDDANRFLISAGTLSLLADLAEDAPLLCVIDDLQWLDQGSVEALLFAARRFVADPIAMLFAVRETSVPFVIAGVEVVDLSGLAAPDAARLLDGHAPELNEPVRTRVLAESSGNPLAIIELGSARLAAPDVDESDPAEQVGPLPVTRRVQEAFRHQIVELPEPTQRALLVAAADTAAPLATILHVIESLGGAPGDLAPAERDRLVRIDSRITFRHPLVRAAAYQDAPLHRRIEVHRAYAEALRADADADRRAWHLAAATTTPDEVVAAELEAVAERAWHRGGAMAVCAAYERAGRLSADRERKARRIARASQAAFDAGKADRAARLAAEALALTADPGIRADAIYTRGAVEYERTSPRADAELALGATELVRDTDPERMALTLFEAVHAARHGAAHDLLQRAAELLRGFTPPQHWAAVVTALIGWAELFAGRPERAVGPMRDLHTATSVDGNDLMCRITVGFGGLMIADDDVVAAGTEDMLAKVRATGALGWVPYTLNVLAVARLLRGEFADARACVAEGAAVSAEFGNTTENLAHRSVEVWLHAVSGDEARCRALAEEVLPRARARHRVNAEIAAWGLGMLDLSARRFGEALDRLEQVSQGPASRDLLVRAVPDLVEAAVRGGMPDRAHGPLAAFRHWAEHVDRPVATGLLLRCQALLASSDDTGDADALYAEALRLHERHGGPYELARTQLVYGEWLRRRRRRTEARGRLAAAVSAFERLGAELWAERARGELAAFGERGDEPQRSGPLTLLTPQELQVVRLAADGRTNKEIAAQLFLSPRTVGHHLYKAYPKLGVTGRNELAHLV, encoded by the coding sequence ATGTCGCTGGTGGGAAGGGACGCCGAGCAGGCGCGGATTCGACGCCTGCTGGCAGACGCGTGCGAAGAACGCAGCGGCGCGCTGGGGCTGCGGGGTGCGGCGGGCATCGGGAAATCGGTCCTTCTCGACCACGCTGTGTCGATCGCCGAAGCCGAGGGCGGCATGCGCGTGGTCCGCGGGGCCGGGGTCGAGTCCGACTCCGAGCTGGCCTACGGCGGCCTGCATCAACTGCTGTTTCCGCACCTGGACCGGTTGGACGCCCTCCCCACTCCCCAGGCCACGGCCCTGCGTTGCGCTTTCGGCCTGGCCGAGGGAGACGACGCCAACCGGTTCCTGATCTCCGCGGGCACCCTGTCGCTGCTCGCCGACCTGGCCGAGGACGCGCCGCTGCTGTGCGTGATCGACGACCTGCAATGGCTCGACCAGGGTTCGGTGGAGGCGCTGTTGTTCGCGGCCCGCCGCTTCGTCGCCGACCCGATCGCGATGCTGTTCGCGGTGCGTGAGACGTCGGTGCCGTTCGTCATCGCGGGTGTCGAGGTCGTGGACCTGTCCGGCCTCGCCGCGCCCGATGCCGCCCGACTGCTCGACGGCCACGCGCCGGAACTGAACGAACCGGTGCGGACCCGGGTCCTCGCGGAGTCCAGCGGCAATCCACTGGCGATCATCGAGCTCGGGTCGGCGCGGCTCGCGGCACCCGATGTCGACGAGTCCGACCCAGCCGAGCAGGTCGGCCCGCTGCCGGTGACCCGCCGCGTGCAGGAGGCGTTCCGCCACCAGATCGTGGAGCTTCCCGAGCCCACCCAACGGGCGCTTCTGGTGGCGGCGGCCGACACGGCGGCGCCCCTCGCGACGATCCTGCACGTGATCGAATCCCTCGGTGGCGCCCCCGGCGACCTGGCGCCCGCCGAACGCGACCGGCTGGTCCGGATCGACAGCCGGATCACGTTCCGCCACCCCCTGGTGCGCGCGGCCGCCTACCAGGACGCGCCGCTGCACCGGCGGATCGAGGTCCACCGCGCGTACGCCGAGGCGCTGCGCGCGGACGCCGACGCCGACCGTCGGGCCTGGCACCTCGCCGCTGCCACGACCACCCCCGACGAGGTCGTGGCCGCCGAACTCGAAGCCGTGGCGGAGCGGGCCTGGCACCGGGGCGGCGCGATGGCCGTGTGCGCCGCCTACGAACGCGCCGGTCGGCTCAGTGCCGACCGGGAGCGCAAGGCCCGGCGGATCGCCCGGGCCAGCCAGGCCGCGTTCGACGCGGGCAAGGCCGACCGCGCCGCCCGGCTGGCGGCCGAGGCGCTCGCGCTCACCGCCGACCCCGGCATCCGGGCCGACGCCATCTACACCCGCGGCGCCGTGGAGTACGAGCGCACGTCGCCGCGGGCCGACGCGGAGCTGGCGCTCGGGGCCACCGAGTTGGTGCGCGACACCGATCCGGAGCGCATGGCGCTCACGCTTTTCGAGGCCGTGCACGCCGCCCGCCACGGTGCGGCGCACGACCTCCTGCAGCGGGCGGCGGAGCTGCTGCGCGGGTTCACCCCGCCGCAACACTGGGCAGCTGTTGTCACCGCCCTTATCGGGTGGGCGGAGCTCTTCGCCGGACGCCCGGAGCGGGCCGTCGGCCCGATGCGCGATCTCCACACCGCCACCAGCGTCGACGGGAACGACCTGATGTGTCGCATCACGGTCGGGTTCGGCGGGCTCATGATCGCCGACGACGACGTCGTGGCCGCCGGGACCGAGGACATGCTGGCCAAGGTGCGGGCCACCGGGGCGTTGGGGTGGGTTCCGTACACCCTGAACGTGCTCGCCGTGGCGCGGCTGCTCCGCGGCGAGTTCGCGGACGCCCGCGCGTGTGTGGCCGAAGGCGCTGCCGTGAGCGCCGAATTCGGGAACACGACCGAGAACCTGGCCCACCGGTCGGTGGAGGTGTGGCTGCACGCCGTGTCGGGTGACGAGGCACGCTGCCGAGCTCTCGCCGAGGAGGTGCTCCCCCGCGCCCGAGCCCGGCACCGGGTCAACGCCGAGATCGCGGCCTGGGGCCTCGGGATGCTCGACCTCTCCGCGCGGCGGTTCGGGGAAGCGCTCGACCGACTCGAGCAAGTGTCCCAAGGGCCTGCGAGCCGCGACCTCCTGGTGCGGGCGGTCCCGGACCTGGTGGAAGCAGCCGTGCGCGGCGGCATGCCGGATCGCGCCCACGGACCACTGGCGGCGTTCCGACACTGGGCCGAGCACGTCGACCGCCCGGTCGCCACCGGGCTCCTCCTGCGCTGCCAGGCCCTGCTGGCCAGCAGCGACGACACAGGCGACGCCGACGCGCTGTACGCCGAGGCGCTGCGGCTCCACGAGCGGCACGGCGGCCCCTACGAGCTCGCCCGCACCCAGCTGGTCTACGGCGAGTGGCTGCGCCGCAGGCGCCGCCGCACCGAGGCGCGCGGCAGGCTCGCGGCGGCGGTGTCCGCGTTCGAGCGCCTCGGCGCGGAGCTCTGGGCCGAGCGCGCGCGCGGCGAGCTGGCCGCCTTCGGCGAGCGGGGCGACGAGCCGCAGCGCAGCGGCCCGCTCACGCTGTTGACCCCGCAGGAGCTGCAGGTCGTGCGGCTGGCCGCCGACGGTCGTACCAACAAGGAGATCGCCGCACAGCTGTTCCTCAGCCCCCGGACCGTCGGCCACCACCTCTACAAGGCGTATCCGAAGCTCGGCGTCACCGGTCGCAATGAGCTGGCCCACCTCGTCTGA
- a CDS encoding U32 family peptidase, translated as MNRFFDETRAQLSSLGLPEGEGYNGESSTRTFADGSQFRIEVPTINSAKTAETLLAESVRRGFTINRVTETLGMFRHTTAEVRRYAELGREYGAEILMSVGPRANYDIGAGVQTPEGSRIGYRLRGQEQVVRAVEDVKRAIDLGITGFVVYDEGLLWVLNELRGLGHLPADIHLKVSAHCGHANPASARLLQTLGANSFNPVRDLTLPMIAAIRRTVRIPLDIHVDNPKDSGGFIRTYDAPEFVRIAAPVYLKTGNSALEKHGTTPSPTQIEAILTQIEVVTEFLGRHYPQAKQSPGIVSLVPDDELAGVR; from the coding sequence GTGAACCGATTTTTCGACGAGACGCGGGCGCAGCTCAGCTCGTTGGGCCTACCGGAAGGGGAAGGCTACAACGGCGAGTCGTCCACGCGGACCTTCGCCGACGGCAGCCAGTTCCGCATCGAGGTGCCCACGATCAACTCCGCGAAGACCGCGGAGACGCTGCTGGCGGAGAGCGTGCGGCGCGGATTCACGATCAACCGGGTGACCGAAACGCTCGGCATGTTCCGGCACACCACCGCCGAAGTGCGCCGCTACGCCGAATTGGGCCGTGAGTACGGCGCGGAGATCCTGATGTCGGTCGGCCCACGCGCCAACTACGACATCGGCGCTGGCGTGCAGACCCCGGAGGGCAGCCGCATCGGCTACCGGCTGCGCGGGCAGGAACAGGTGGTGCGCGCCGTCGAGGACGTCAAGCGCGCGATCGACCTGGGCATCACCGGTTTCGTCGTCTACGACGAAGGTCTGCTCTGGGTGCTCAACGAGCTGCGCGGCCTGGGCCACCTTCCCGCGGACATCCATCTCAAGGTGTCCGCCCACTGCGGACACGCGAACCCAGCGTCCGCGCGGCTGCTGCAGACCCTGGGCGCCAACAGCTTCAACCCGGTGCGCGACCTGACCCTGCCGATGATCGCCGCGATCCGGCGGACCGTGCGCATCCCGCTCGACATCCACGTCGACAACCCGAAGGACTCCGGCGGGTTCATCCGCACCTACGACGCGCCGGAGTTCGTGCGCATCGCCGCGCCGGTGTACCTCAAGACCGGCAACAGCGCGCTGGAGAAGCACGGGACCACCCCGTCGCCGACGCAGATCGAGGCGATCCTCACCCAGATCGAGGTCGTCACCGAGTTCCTGGGGCGGCACTACCCGCAGGCCAAGCAGTCGCCGGGAATCGTCTCCCTGGTGCCCGACGACGAACTCGCGGGAGTGCGCTGA